A stretch of Miscanthus floridulus cultivar M001 chromosome 13, ASM1932011v1, whole genome shotgun sequence DNA encodes these proteins:
- the LOC136499888 gene encoding uncharacterized protein has protein sequence MAVVDGGRGLAAAAAAGGARGLTSGGGVGVGRVVYGGRSFVFGGGGFVGGGSGAGGVVRGGGGSDVPHDTPSVLNLSYCVRTQLSVKAVLGACKSCVICTKIRCRSMQKNKFQMKFGLAVALVLIVSVCYAATAAAIYVAAFFVFLRRQEVEDKYHKNLRGM, from the exons ATGGCAGTTGTCGACGGTGGTCGtggccttgccgccgccgccgccgccggcggtgcCCGTGGCCttaccagcggcggcggcgtcggtgtTGGTCGCGTTGTCTACGGTGGCCGCAGCTTTgtcttcggcggcggcggctttgtCGGAGGAGGCAGCGGCGCCGGCGGTGTTGTTCGAGGCGGCGGCGGGAGCGACGTTCCCCACG ATACCCCAAGTGTGTTGAACTTAAGCTACTGTGTGAGGACACAGCTTTCTG tTAAAGCAGTTTTAGGAGCATGCAAATCTTGTG TAATTTGTACCAAAATTAGATGCAGATCTATGCAGAAAAACAAATTTCAGATGAAG TTTGGTCTTGCTGTTGCTTTGGTCCTCATCGTCTCTGTCTGCTacgccgccacggccgcggccATCTACGTTGCcgcgttttttgtttttttaaggcGTCAG GAAGTGGAAGATAAGTACCATAAAAATCTTCGAGGCATGTGA